AAATGTCAACCCTGTAACAACAAACACTTGACTGCAGCACCGCGCTGAGGTACGCGGCCCAGGAGAGGTGCAGCCGCCTTTAGTTctgctcctgctccccttccACCCAGCACACGAAGCCACAACGTGCACCGAGAGACATGAGGCCACCCTGACTTGGAGCCCAGGTCTGGGGGATCACACCGTGACCAGGGGTCACACTGAGCACTGCACCCTCCCCCTTTCCCAGCAGAATTGCCCAGGCGGTGACAGTACGTCCACCATGGGGGTGGCAAAATGCTTCGAGTCCTTAGTCAGCACCAATGCAAATATCCAGGAACCCACTTGAACTGGTGTCCATAAAGCTCTGCATCACTGAACTCCAACACTATTCTCCACCAGCAAACTCCGTCACTGCACCCTGCGTAACACTATATGGCATGAAAGTGCAGAAAAACGTCTGGTTGCAGCTCACATCACAGATGCTCCCCCCATAAGCATCTCTAACCCACCTGCCCTCACACCTCAGTGCTGCATGGATTGTGCCTTACCCACTAGTTCTGCCAGTATGATTAGTCCCAAAGCTCAGGGGGGGACTTTACAGCAGCTCCTGGTGCTAGGCAGCCTCCTCCACCCAATTAGTGGTTTCAAAGGGTTTCAGCTGATTGGGGAGTTTGATCATTTCTCAGTTTTTCCTGCAGGCGCTGCTCACAGTGTCCAGCAGAGGAGAAATTTCTCCCTGCTCAGAGATTAATTCCTTTTTAATCCAGAGGAAGCTCCTTCCTCCCACGGGGAGCACTGTGCTCACCTCCCATGGAGCCCAGGACCACACATACAACATCAGCTGCTCCTGAGAGAGCAAAACCCATGCTGGTTTTAGGCACCTTTTGTTTAGGAAAGGGCTAGGTGGGACCAAAGCTCCCCCCTCTCCACACACCCACCTGACTGGGGCCATGAACTTGGCGTTCCCGCTGCACTGGTAATGCAGAGCACAAAGCATCAGGCACATAGAGCAATTTTTTCTCTGCCCTGGTAAAAGGAAAAGATgactcagcccagcccagccaagCCCTCAGCTATGACCTGCTCGTTCCTGTAATTCACAGAGTTCCCACTTTATTGTCTGCACAGCCACGGCATATTTCCCAATAAAGCAAGATGAAGCTTTCAGCCTTTGAACTTGACCATTTCAGCTTCTCAATCTACTTCAAAGGAAAATGTCCTAGCCGAGCCATGGATCACCCCTGACTAGCTATACCgctgtgctttttattttagaGCTCTTGGAAAATAAATTTACAGAAATGACTTCTCTCCTCTCTGAGGTTTGAAGGCACCTCCTCAGCTATTTCCAGGTAGGATGAGGAGTTACAGAAGGTTTGACTGGAGTAGCATATAAGTAAGGAAAATGTGAAAACGTGGCACTTTTTCCCACCTTATGTTTGTGTGTGATCTTCTGGTGATTTAGTTTCCTCAGTTACTTATCTGCAAAGAAACCCAGAACTGTTCTGCCTTGGTCCTTGGGAAAGGCTGTTGAAGTGACTGACGTCAACCTCCGACTAACTCGATTTCCTCAGCATCTTCTCAATGTGCCGTGACACCTCATGTCCCCCGTGAACCACTGCAGTTGCTGGCTCAAATCACACATCTTGGGGTTTCTCGGAGTGCCCAAAAAGCGAGCTGGCCCTCAAATCTCCTGTTACCTTCAGAAATCAGTGGTGTGCAACAGACTCCTGAAAACCACGGGGCTAAGAAACATGCCTGGAGGACTGGCTTCTGtattgacatcctgggattctgggatAACCAGCATTGCTTCTTCCTCATTCCCGCTCCTTTTCTTGCAGGTTAAAGGCCTGTTACAACTAATTTGGAAGTTTTCTGTTGCAAAATGTGAAGCATTGAGTTCAGAGTGAAATGCTGACACAATCTGCATTCAAAAAAGACAGGACTAGGGAAAGTCTCCCTATGAATTGCAAATCTCTTGCTTTCTCCAGCTGTCTCACATCTCCAActcattttgaaacattttggTACCTCCTTGGAAATAATGTTGGTCTCTAAAAGAATTTGCTCAAAGGAACAAGAACCAGCTGTGATGCCAGTTCCTGATTTGCATCACATCTCCTAGCAGTTGCTTCAAGATAATTCTCGGGTATCATTTCAGGAGTGATGAGATGCCTGGTCATCAGCTACTGGTCCTGACAGTCCTGGGTCACATCTGCCAGCCCAGTGCAGGTCGCAGACACCACAGGAGTGCAGTAGTCCTGGGGGTTCATGGATTTGTTCTTTCAGCCCCAAATCAAGACACAGTCACTATTCACCAGTGCCAGGCATCAGTTCATGATAACATGGTGCTGACACCTCTTTGCTGCTTCAAATCAGCCTTTGGCAACCTTTGCACTTAGATAGTGGCTTGTTTATCACCTCTTACCTCTAAAGATAATCTTGTCTGTTTTCCCTACCTCTTGTTTTGGCACCAGTACCTCACAGCCCAGCCAAGGCCCCAGGGTAGGCTGTCCTTgggggaaaggcaaggaaaactcCATCTGAAAGGGGCTTTCCCCCTCATCAACTGCCATTGAGGAATTTCCTCATCTCTCTCCCACCCTTGTTTACAAGAtaaatgtcctgagctggagctGCCCTCGCTGGGTGGCCACACAGCGCTCGGCACAACGGAGCTGCCTTCAGATGGGGCTACTTGTGGACAAAGCAGTCCCTTAAATAAGTGCTGACTCGGCAGTTCTCTGCCTGTTGTGTCCCGCTGGGCACTGGTGCTGCTGGCAGCGCCCTGCGGGTGTGCGGTGCCAGCTGGCCCTGTGCCCCCAGCCTTGCTGCAATGAGCAGCACTGGTGACACGGAGAGCGATTCTTTGTGGCCAGACACAGCACCAGCTTCTGCAAAGCAAGAGATTGCAGCGGTCAAATCAGAGGAAGATAAGATCTCCCCTTCTAGAACACTTCGCATCAgcatttttttgtcttccttcacTGCAGTCATTTTTCATTTGACACTTTCAATCATGTTACAAATCACCAGGACCTCACATCTCAAAAGACGGCTTCGCACAGAGAAGGGTGCTCCAGAAACCCCCTTGTCCTTGGTGGGTTACTGCAGCATCTAGATCTATAACAGCAAGCATCAGCAAAGGGCATCTACAGCTACAGTGGGAGGCTCCGGCTCCCCAAAATCAATGGCAACATTTCCACAGTTGGCAGCTGAAGCAGGTTAGAGTCACAATGACAAGCCATGACAGCAGGGTCAAGGCTGGCATCAGCAAAGATGTGGGCTGGCATTGGCAAGGAGGTTTGGTACCCACCAGCAAATGTTCCCCAGTCTCTCTCAGAGAACCCCAGCCCTGCATCTGCCTTGTTGCACACAAACATCTGATCCTGAACTTTCAACTTCACGTATTTCCAAAACTCAAAGCCAGATGTGATGAAATCCTTTTCTGCAGAAAGCGGTTAGAGACAGTAAACAAGCCACTGTGCTAGCGTAGGAGCAGCGCTGCCCGGCGGGGAGGGACCCTGAGGaggatggggacacacaggacCTGCCCCGGGGGCTCCAGACCGAGTGCTGGGGGGGCAGCAAAGCCCCACCACCGCTTTCTCCTCCTGTGAGATGGGAGGTGGTGCTGAGCAAAACCAAAGGCAATGAGAGCTGCAGTGAGCAGAAGCGAGAGTGGGAGTATGGAGCGGCTCTGGGGGATGAAAATCCCTTAGCAAATAACGAGGCTTGTAAATTAgtcatatttaataaaaatatgtgAATAAATTAACTTTGCATGCCGGTTAAATCTGTTCGGTATTTCTCTGTTGAACCATTAAGCAAACTGGCAAAGCAGCTTACCTCTAAAGCACATAATATGACTCTACAATGAGTAACATTTTCTATTTTGTCATGCCCGTATCTTGCAGATGAACAACACCTTGCAGCAAGCAGAGCAATTTCCAGCAGTTCTGACTCCCACCAGCCTCCCCACCCAGGGAAAACACCACAGCCCAACTCGGCACGAGGGACGATGGGGCTGATGTGCCACACAAGCTGTTCCTGCTGAAGCAGGGACCATCGAAGCATCCTCTGCTCCACAGGGCCTCACCATTGTTGTTCCTGGGGTCCTGCTGGCATCCCCGGGGATGTGAAAAAGCAAGTTACTGCAGGGACTAAGCTCCTTCCAGCCATGACAATGGGTTCCCTCCACTTGCCCCGACTGCCCCAGGTCCTCTCTGCCACACACTTTTTCAGGCTTAATTCCATACCTGTTGTTTCCCCGTGACTCTCCTCGCTGGTCCTTCACACTGGAAACCACTCAGAGTTCCTCTTCCCTGAGTTTCCCACTCAAGTGTCACATTTGCCACAGTTCCATGAGTTTAGTTTCTTACAAGAAAATCTGCCCTCTGGGTTAAATGGCATTATGGCAAAGAGCCAACTTTCAACATCCCTTTTCTCCTCAAAACAGATTCATCACTTAGCTGTGTATGATAATATCTATATTTGATGACATCAATGCAAGCAACAGTAGTCTTGTGTTAAGATCTTTTCATGTGCATTGATTTCTCTGTGATAGCTAAGTATACCAGCCTTCAGCAAATATGTGTTTTAACATCAGTACAACTTCACCTCTGAAATAACCAAAATGGGTATCAAAGTGACTTTTTCCTTcctacatttaaaaaacaaaaaaaccaccttcTGACACTAATGAAGTGACATTTCACAGTACAATGAAACACAGTCACACAACATTAATTACCATCCTTTCTAAGTAACAAACCACAGTATTACCATGACAAAAGACAGTTTTTGGGCTACCACCCAGTTCTGACCTCCTCACTCCTTCACAAGGCGTTCACCTTCCAAACCCAAATTCTTCCCTTGCTGATTTCTACATGGCTATTAAAGCTAAAAACCTGTGTGAGGGTCACAATGTTGAGGAGATGGCTGGCACCTGCGGCACAATCCATTGATTCCTGTGGCAGGTGTCCAAACAAGGGCAGGAGAATTGACCTCCAGATGCAGGCAGACAACAAGGGCTCTGCTGCCCGTGGTTCCCTGTCACTGAACCCACTGAAATGAGTGCGATACCCACTGAAGAACTTTATAAAATCTTGTCCTTAGTTTCTTCTGCAATATGGAAATGAGAGCACATCTCTGCTTCATGGAGGGTTTATGAAGGCTGACACTGGGGGCAGCAGCGGAGCAGCAGTACCTCACACTGATTATTATCTTTTCGAGCAGATGTAATTAGGCTAATCAAGGCTTGTTTGATGCTGAATTTCACAGTCTAGAAGTGCAAAGTTCCTGGTATTAGTCTTTAGTGGTTAAAATTTAGTGGGAGCTGAAGGAAACTCTGGAAAAGACAGGGAGAACTGCTCTGGACTGGGGTCAGTTTTTCCTAATAAATAGGATTTTTGAGGGTGAAAAGGGATGTTTCAGGAGCTGCACCACACGTTGCTCAGCTGCCCTGGCTGGGAGATGCGTAGTGCCTGTCTGAAGGATGCAAAGGGACTCAGGGTGGTATTTAGTCCTCTTAGTCCATCTTTGTGGTCTCATCAACTCTGAACCCCCATATGAACCTGGAGGGCCCATCTCTAAAGCAAAGCCAGTCCCATGCTGGTCCCCAGCACTTCACCATTTCAGCCTCCTCTCGCCATGCCCCGATCTCCTCTGAAGAACCCCCTCAGAAGGTAAGGAGAGGAATTAGATGTTGCTAGAGGGGGTTCCTGAAACGCTACTGGCcattaaatatatctatatatatagatatatagatatatagatatcttAAAGATTAATGCACATCTCTTGACAAAAAGATGAGTCTTCCCAAGGAAAAACATTTTCGAGAGATGTGTTTGTTGGAAGGCAACATGCTGTTGGAATGGTTTCCTGGCTGAAGTGACTCCTCTGTTCACCTCCCAGCTATTTTAACCCCTGGCTCCAGATAATTTTGGCTACTTAATGAGCATGTGGAAATCTTTTCGCTTTCCCCAAACAAAACGACACAGGGCATTTTCTACAAAAACGTCATGACAAAGCCCCCTCGTTGCTGCAGAGGCAGGAAGGTTCCTGGATTAATCATCAGAACAGTGGGGAATTAAGAAACCTGGGGAGATGTGTGCACCAGGGTTTTGTTAgatagatgtttaaaacaaaaataatccagACCTGCTTTGTTTTAAAGCACCTCGGGAGCTGAGACAATTCAGTGCATCTGGCTGCAGCTGCCACTTCACTTCTGTAATTTAATCTCATTGAGGTGCATTATGTCAAATAATTACCTTAATGAAGACTCTaatgaaagaaaggaggaaaataataGAGATGTTTTGAAGAAATGAAGCTGCGAAGTTGCTTTGGTTTTACACTGGCACTGATTTAGCTCCCTCTCATTTGGCTCTTGCCCTTTCAGGGATGTCCAATCTCTTTCAAAGGTAACATGTTGCAGATGCTGCTCCAGTGATGGATTTTTTTGCATCTTGGATACAATACAATAGTTTCTGATTTTGAAACAAACTTAACATGTAAAACCAGCTCTCAGTTCAGGCACCACCACCCATGCCCAGGATATGCATCGCACTGTCATACCGGACTTGGATTTATTTCAGTGGTCTGAAATGACACTTTCTTAGGTGAATAAACTATCTTCTAAAAGCTAAAATTTATCCAGTATACCCAGGTTTCTGTGcatgaaagctgaaagaaaaacttCATGAAAACTTAATTAATCAACTCAAATGAGTTTCCTTTCTTGCTGCCTGAAGGGATCACTCGAGAAAGAAAGGAAGCGTGTACTTGGGTACTTCCTCCAGTGTGGATGTGGTGGGGGAGGTAAATGAGCTCTTCCCCCACCCCAACACCCTGAGTCCCACACATTTCCCAGTCAGCCTTGCCTAATGCTGTGGATATCCTGCAAGTCATACGAGCTATCTTCCACCATTCCTGGAACAGATGACTTCAGACCTTCTAGATTAaaaacaggggggaaaaaaaaaaaaaaaaggaagtaaattTAGCCCATTTTTCTCAAATGAATTGAAAATGTGacattccacctttttttttttgcacaaataTTTTCCCCAGATTCCAAACATTCCTCCGACTCTGGAAAATTAAATGCACGATCCCATTGCAGCAGCCCGTGCCCGGCCACCGCCACAGGTCCCATCCCCTGCATTTCCAGAAGGGCCCTTAGTCTCTCACACAGTTCTGCTCCTCCTTGTGCCTCCTGAACAGCTTCTTGTAGAGGTAAAGCGCTCGCTTCTCCTCCCAGCTTTCAAAGAAGGAACCCGCGATTCTCCTGCACAGGCGGTGTGCGTAGGTCTGCAGGAACACGGTGGTGTAGAGGATGCAGAAGAGCAGCCCCACGGCGAGCAGCACCGAGGGGCTGGGAGGTGTCGGGGGGCTGATGCTGCACTGGGCAGAGCTGACGATCAGATAATAGTGGTAGCTTCTTTCAAAGTCCTGAAGCGGTAGTTCTGGAGAAGGAAGCCATACAAGTTTTGAAAGAAAGGGCAGGATCCCTATTTTAGCCTGAAATAAAGAGAGTTTCAAGTTAAATGAGGTATGAATAAACCAAAATCTACTGGGTACTACAAAAACCTCAGCGATGTGTAATCACGGTTACAGCTTGTTTGGGTGCATTAAAAGGACACTGAAGTGCATATACACTTCAGGCTGGTAGAGAATAACAGCATGACGAACAGGCACTGAGTGTTTGTGGTTGAGTCACTGGCCCTTGGAGGTATTTTAAAGGATACGTAGATGTGGTCCttgtggacatggtttagtggtggacttggcagtgctcgGTTAatgctggactcagtgatcttgaaggccttttccaacctaagtaattctatgattctgtaacagGTATTTGCTCTGTAAAGTTTACAATGAAAGACATAATTCAGACAGCAGTATTAGTGGCTGGATATTTGAACATTAGAGGTTTTTTCTAAGCCCTGATTATTTTACTGTAAATTCATCATAAGCGGGTATCCATTCTAAGGaaccctggggctggggagggagacAGGCTGCAAGGTAGAAAAGGAAAGCTAAAGAACTAAACACAAACTAGTCCAGATAACGGATATTAAGACAGACGGAACCTGAAACTGGGGAGTGTTGTGAAAAGGATTGCACAGGGTGACAACACAGCCAGCGAGCAGAGCTTTCTCTCTGGGGAGGGAAGTCAGGATTGTGTAAATAAGGCTACGAAGACTGCAATCCCCACTGCAATCCCCACTGCAATCCCCACCGCTGCCTCCTGCGATGTGATACACAGCGGGGTCCCCGTgcagggaaggagaggggacccCAGCACTTACCCTGTATTTGATGCTGAGCGTGATGGGCACCACGGAGAACTGAGCTGCCTTTCTCACCGCGGTGTCTGCCACGCTGAATGCAAAGTGGTCGATGGCCACGACCACCAGCATCAGCATGAGGGCCACGGTGAGGAGCATGGCTTGCACGAGGCACAGCGTCACTTCTTCCCGGGACAACTTCAAGCCTGTTGGCCGAATGAGGTTCTTGGATGGGCCCACCAGCAGATGAGCTGCTTTTCTGTCCGCAGCTAAAAGCTCCAGCTTCTTGGTCATGTAAAAATTGTCAAAACTGAGGTTGGTGAGATAATTTTTCAAATACCAGGTAGACTCAAAACAGAGATAAAGCATGGAGAAGCCAGCAACCAGCTTGTTGCCTACTCGTACAGAGTCTTTGACCAGTACCTCGACAGCCAAAAAGTCCCTCCCAATTTTTTCACCAGCAAGCTGCATTTGTTGGTAAGTGAAGGAG
The DNA window shown above is from Patagioenas fasciata isolate bPatFas1 chromosome 16, bPatFas1.hap1, whole genome shotgun sequence and carries:
- the OCSTAMP gene encoding osteoclast stimulatory transmembrane protein, with the translated sequence MLQVQQRQIPETNEFVKKTKPFYTSQQLGHKVPSGTGLRARVYCEDFLFPKVRRTMADLWTIYSKPVPANSRELWTLFLQSCCITAVIGGLFYNWMFASLEYSWHLSVAMSISFSLLLLLTLFLVHPARCVFSMIMPTLGTKQGRKLLLSTCTMIVVVNITPNIMSNIKTILQVIKCISKNSSESLLNSTSLLGTASWEFGDAIQENVNSLNIGSPMNGHVWFSLLKNSSFTYQQMQLAGEKIGRDFLAVEVLVKDSVRVGNKLVAGFSMLYLCFESTWYLKNYLTNLSFDNFYMTKKLELLAADRKAAHLLVGPSKNLIRPTGLKLSREEVTLCLVQAMLLTVALMLMLVVVAIDHFAFSVADTAVRKAAQFSVVPITLSIKYRAKIGILPFLSKLVWLPSPELPLQDFERSYHYYLIVSSAQCSISPPTPPSPSVLLAVGLLFCILYTTVFLQTYAHRLCRRIAGSFFESWEEKRALYLYKKLFRRHKEEQNCVRD